In Polaribacter sp. Hel_I_88, the following proteins share a genomic window:
- a CDS encoding efflux RND transporter periplasmic adaptor subunit, with product MKNILLVSTVLFTLMFMSCNDAPKSELGHNEAEGVSKTNEAGEDAHGEEGHSEGEEEGHSEEEGVVELTKQQAETIGLEMKLLEERNLGNNIKVTGTLELFPQDKANISPFVGGNVSSIKVIPGDNVSKGQVLAYIEHPDIIAMQQDYQEKNDELVFLKQDFERKQTLYDKGVSSGKEFQMAQSKFRSTTSSVNGLRSQLRLLSINPDKVAEGQIYSAVPITSPISGYVDEVMISLGDYVAQQSKMFSISDNSKIYVNFKVYEKDIKQIKQGQQIYFSTASRPDELLKATVRSVGKTFNTDPKALEVLADIENKDKNLLPGMYVEGRIVQGEKKGFAVPEAAIIKEGEQSFIFILDEDEEMEADKMKFKMIPVTVGITDLGFVEVNLPAEVSKDAKVVINGAYNLSSEMVKGELEHGH from the coding sequence ATGAAGAATATACTATTAGTAAGTACCGTATTATTTACACTTATGTTTATGAGTTGTAATGATGCCCCAAAATCTGAACTTGGGCATAACGAAGCCGAAGGCGTATCAAAAACCAATGAAGCTGGAGAAGATGCACACGGCGAGGAAGGCCACAGTGAAGGAGAAGAAGAAGGTCACAGCGAGGAAGAAGGCGTTGTGGAACTCACAAAGCAACAGGCCGAAACCATAGGTTTGGAAATGAAACTTTTGGAGGAACGCAATTTAGGGAACAACATTAAGGTAACAGGAACGCTGGAACTTTTCCCACAGGACAAGGCGAACATAAGTCCTTTTGTTGGTGGAAATGTGAGTTCCATAAAAGTAATACCCGGAGATAACGTAAGCAAAGGACAGGTGTTGGCATATATAGAACACCCTGATATCATTGCAATGCAACAAGATTATCAGGAAAAAAATGATGAATTGGTCTTTTTGAAACAGGATTTTGAGCGCAAGCAGACTCTTTATGATAAAGGTGTTTCTTCTGGCAAGGAATTTCAAATGGCACAGTCAAAATTTCGTTCTACAACATCCAGCGTCAATGGTTTGCGGTCCCAATTGAGACTGTTGAGCATTAACCCGGACAAAGTGGCGGAAGGCCAAATATATTCCGCTGTTCCCATTACCTCGCCTATAAGTGGGTATGTGGATGAAGTAATGATTAGCCTTGGCGATTACGTGGCACAACAATCCAAAATGTTCTCGATAAGCGACAACTCAAAAATTTATGTCAACTTCAAAGTATATGAGAAGGACATAAAGCAAATCAAGCAAGGGCAACAGATATATTTTTCCACGGCCTCTCGTCCAGATGAACTGCTTAAAGCAACCGTTCGGTCTGTTGGTAAAACCTTCAATACAGACCCAAAAGCTTTGGAAGTTCTGGCAGATATTGAAAACAAGGATAAAAACCTATTGCCGGGTATGTATGTGGAAGGGCGAATAGTGCAAGGCGAGAAAAAGGGTTTTGCCGTACCGGAAGCTGCCATTATAAAAGAAGGCGAGCAATCCTTTATTTTTATTTTGGATGAAGATGAAGAAATGGAAGCGGACAAAATGAAATTTAAAATGATACCCGTAACGGTTGGTATTACTGATTTAGGCTTTGTTGAAGTCAACCTGCCTGCCGAAGTTTCAAAGGATGCCAAAGTCGTGATAAACGGAGCTTATAACCTGTCTTCGGAAATGGTCAAGGGCGAACTGGAACACGGACATTAA
- a CDS encoding CusA/CzcA family heavy metal efflux RND transporter, protein MINKIISFSINNKFIIGLFIVALVGTGIWSMATINLGSVPDITNNQVQVITVAPNLGTEDIEQFVTYPVELAMANLPDVIELRSVSRFGLSVVTIVFKDEAGTYLPRQLVQEKLTEVAGEIPEGFGTPFMAPITTGLGEIFQYTLKVKEGYEDKYDAMELRTIQDWIVKRQMALVPGVVEVNAFGGYVKQYEVAINPDKLKSFDITMNQVFEALKVNNANTGGAYIEKNHQANFIRGEGLARSIADLENTVVTTQNGSPVLIRDVAEKVGYGNQVRYGAFTQDGHETVGGQILMLKGESPGDVIENVEKRIVEIQKSLPEGVYIDAFLSRSELIEATTSTVKNNLIEGALIVIFVLVLLLGSFRGGLIAASIIPLCLLFAFILMKQFGIWANLMSLGAIDFGIIVDGAVIIVEGAVFHIHQRMKKSTTAINQAEMDEIAYDSSSKMMNSAFFGQLIVLIVFTPILFLTGVEGKMFRPMAFTFGFAVLGAIILCLTYVPMMSSLFLKPAKNQNSWFAKFENKIDRFSDKIMDVLNRIYLPILNFALRFRAGVVIGAVSLLLISGFIFSNMGAEFVPKFDEGDIAFQALIKPGSSLTESIEASEKLQKLINEFPEVKTVVSRIGVAEIPTDPMPMDIADSYIILEKDKSKWTSADSKEELIEKIQEKISVVPGVNFVFTQPVELRFNELLTGVREDVAIKLYGEDLGVLADKVQEIAAVIRTVPGAADLNVEATSGLPQMTVVYNRAKMAQYGVTVDKLNDYVSASFSGEQAGVIFEGEKRFDVVIRLAEEYRQDINSLKNLFIDLPNGAQVPLKEVADISYKPGPMQISRDNTSRRISVGVNVRGRDVKSMVEEIQQKLETDVKLPPGYFVTYGGSFENLQRASDRLMIVVPIVLLTIFVLLYFALNSVTQALMIYMAVPLATIGGVFVLLIRGMPFSISAGVGFIVLFGVAVLNGLILINKFNELKDSGMTDLKKRIYEATHERLRPILLTAITTIMGFIPMAISTSGGAEVQRPLATVVIGGMLTATFLTLVVIPILYYWLESRKEKKDNGGDVSYIKKSTNIVTVLLMVGGLMASGTSFAQDTNQDGTIPKTLTIDEAIAMAKQNYPSLKESQAFIEREKALKGTSFDLGSTQVFTGKEEYGNNLPGVQTTVGVQQGNIDLLSGFSKSKFYKERIALGEKFYVASEQQLVRNVMQAYDQINYYKAQLRFADQLDSIYTNFKTAAQLRYDTGETGKLEFISASSEFQQIQVLRQQAFDDIEIAKRALKQYLGTDESIETISEPYKTLDFMAMLDSTSVANNPMLQYALQNAEVSKANVGVEKSQFLPKFSLSYGRQVVDDVSGFNTYQAGISIPLWFFPQKSRVKAAKADAMVAENQYLEQKAVTESRVSQLTKSLEKTKKILQYYEEGALLLAEEQITTAQLASKEGEIDYVNYITILNSAIRIKQNHLQYINQFNQQTIDMQYQLGNL, encoded by the coding sequence ATGATTAACAAAATCATTTCATTTTCCATTAATAACAAATTTATTATTGGCTTATTTATAGTGGCATTGGTTGGTACGGGCATTTGGTCTATGGCCACTATAAATCTGGGTTCTGTACCCGATATTACCAACAACCAAGTACAAGTTATTACAGTTGCCCCAAATTTAGGTACTGAAGATATTGAACAATTTGTTACCTACCCTGTGGAATTGGCAATGGCAAATCTGCCAGACGTTATCGAACTGCGTTCGGTGTCCCGTTTTGGTCTTTCGGTGGTTACCATTGTCTTTAAGGATGAGGCTGGAACCTATCTGCCAAGGCAATTGGTACAGGAAAAATTGACCGAAGTTGCTGGAGAAATCCCTGAAGGTTTCGGCACACCTTTTATGGCACCCATAACAACAGGTCTGGGCGAAATTTTTCAATATACCTTAAAAGTAAAAGAAGGCTATGAAGACAAATATGACGCAATGGAGCTTCGTACCATCCAAGATTGGATTGTTAAACGCCAAATGGCACTAGTCCCCGGAGTCGTTGAGGTCAATGCCTTTGGAGGCTATGTAAAACAATACGAAGTTGCCATAAATCCTGATAAACTAAAAAGTTTTGACATTACAATGAATCAGGTTTTTGAGGCCCTTAAAGTGAACAATGCCAATACTGGTGGAGCTTATATCGAAAAAAACCACCAAGCCAATTTTATCCGTGGCGAAGGGCTGGCACGAAGTATTGCCGATTTGGAAAACACGGTTGTAACCACACAAAATGGAAGCCCGGTTTTAATACGTGATGTCGCGGAAAAAGTAGGCTATGGTAATCAAGTGCGTTATGGTGCGTTTACCCAAGATGGACACGAAACTGTTGGTGGACAAATTTTAATGCTGAAAGGCGAAAGCCCAGGCGACGTGATTGAAAATGTGGAAAAGCGTATTGTAGAAATTCAAAAATCCCTGCCGGAAGGTGTTTATATTGATGCTTTTTTAAGCCGAAGTGAACTTATTGAGGCAACCACAAGTACCGTTAAAAACAATCTAATAGAAGGAGCCCTAATCGTCATATTTGTTTTGGTCTTACTTTTGGGAAGCTTCCGTGGTGGCTTGATAGCAGCTTCGATAATCCCTTTATGTCTATTATTTGCATTTATTTTGATGAAACAATTTGGCATTTGGGCAAATTTAATGTCCTTGGGTGCGATCGATTTTGGAATTATTGTAGATGGAGCGGTGATTATCGTGGAAGGAGCGGTTTTCCACATTCATCAACGGATGAAAAAATCCACAACCGCCATCAACCAAGCTGAAATGGATGAAATCGCCTATGATTCTTCAAGTAAAATGATGAATTCTGCCTTCTTCGGTCAACTAATTGTTCTTATAGTTTTTACACCGATTCTTTTTTTGACCGGTGTGGAAGGGAAAATGTTCCGGCCAATGGCATTTACATTTGGTTTTGCCGTTTTAGGAGCGATTATCCTTTGTCTTACCTACGTGCCAATGATGTCATCATTATTTTTAAAACCTGCTAAAAATCAAAATAGTTGGTTCGCCAAGTTTGAAAACAAGATTGATAGGTTCAGTGATAAAATTATGGATGTTCTGAATCGTATCTATCTGCCTATATTAAATTTTGCACTTCGCTTTCGGGCAGGTGTGGTTATAGGCGCGGTTTCCTTGCTTTTGATTTCAGGATTTATTTTCAGCAATATGGGAGCAGAATTTGTCCCTAAATTTGATGAAGGCGATATTGCATTTCAAGCATTGATAAAACCGGGGAGCAGTCTTACAGAATCTATTGAGGCTTCAGAGAAACTTCAGAAGTTAATCAATGAGTTTCCGGAAGTAAAAACAGTAGTTTCTAGGATTGGTGTGGCCGAAATACCGACAGACCCGATGCCTATGGATATTGCCGATAGTTATATTATTCTTGAAAAAGATAAGAGTAAATGGACTTCCGCAGATAGTAAAGAAGAACTGATAGAAAAAATACAGGAAAAAATTTCAGTAGTTCCCGGCGTAAATTTCGTGTTTACCCAACCTGTAGAACTTCGTTTTAATGAATTGCTTACAGGGGTTCGTGAGGACGTGGCAATCAAACTGTACGGAGAAGATTTAGGCGTTTTGGCAGACAAGGTACAGGAAATCGCAGCGGTCATCAGAACCGTTCCCGGAGCGGCTGACCTCAATGTAGAAGCTACAAGCGGTTTGCCACAAATGACAGTGGTGTATAACCGGGCAAAAATGGCACAATACGGTGTAACCGTTGACAAGCTGAATGATTATGTAAGTGCTTCATTTTCTGGAGAACAGGCAGGAGTCATTTTTGAAGGGGAAAAACGATTCGATGTGGTCATTCGTTTGGCAGAGGAATATCGACAAGACATCAATAGCTTAAAAAACCTTTTCATAGACCTGCCAAACGGTGCACAAGTACCTTTAAAGGAGGTTGCAGATATCAGCTATAAGCCAGGTCCGATGCAGATTTCAAGGGACAATACCTCCCGTCGTATTTCGGTAGGGGTCAATGTTCGTGGGCGCGATGTAAAATCGATGGTCGAGGAAATTCAACAAAAATTGGAAACGGACGTGAAACTGCCACCAGGTTATTTTGTAACCTACGGAGGTTCTTTCGAAAACCTTCAACGTGCTTCAGACCGATTGATGATTGTAGTTCCAATCGTTCTATTAACAATATTTGTTCTGCTTTACTTTGCTTTAAATTCAGTTACACAGGCCTTGATGATCTATATGGCAGTGCCTTTGGCGACCATTGGTGGTGTTTTCGTTTTGTTGATTCGTGGAATGCCTTTCAGTATTTCTGCCGGAGTCGGGTTTATCGTGCTCTTCGGAGTTGCCGTATTAAACGGACTCATACTCATAAACAAATTCAATGAATTAAAAGACAGTGGAATGACAGATTTAAAAAAACGTATATACGAAGCAACGCACGAACGTTTACGTCCAATTTTATTAACAGCCATTACAACAATTATGGGTTTTATCCCAATGGCGATTTCTACCTCTGGTGGTGCAGAAGTACAGCGACCTTTGGCGACAGTAGTCATTGGAGGAATGCTTACGGCAACATTTCTGACCTTGGTGGTTATTCCTATTCTTTATTATTGGCTGGAATCCCGAAAAGAAAAGAAGGACAATGGTGGAGATGTAAGTTATATTAAAAAATCAACCAATATTGTAACCGTATTATTGATGGTTGGAGGTTTGATGGCTTCTGGTACTTCATTTGCCCAAGACACCAATCAAGATGGTACAATCCCAAAGACCTTGACCATTGATGAGGCTATTGCTATGGCTAAACAGAATTATCCATCACTTAAAGAGAGCCAAGCATTTATTGAACGGGAAAAGGCACTAAAGGGAACGAGTTTTGACCTTGGTAGCACTCAAGTTTTCACGGGCAAAGAAGAATATGGAAATAATCTTCCTGGAGTGCAGACAACCGTTGGTGTGCAACAGGGCAACATTGATTTGCTTTCCGGTTTTTCAAAATCGAAGTTTTACAAAGAGCGTATTGCCTTGGGAGAAAAGTTTTATGTGGCCAGTGAACAACAATTGGTGCGTAATGTGATGCAGGCGTATGACCAAATTAATTATTACAAGGCACAATTGCGTTTTGCAGACCAATTGGACAGTATTTATACCAATTTTAAGACCGCTGCCCAACTTCGGTATGATACGGGAGAAACAGGTAAGTTGGAATTTATTTCAGCCTCTTCAGAATTTCAACAGATTCAAGTATTAAGGCAACAAGCCTTTGATGATATTGAAATAGCCAAACGTGCCTTAAAACAATATTTGGGAACGGATGAATCCATTGAAACGATTAGTGAACCATACAAAACATTGGATTTTATGGCAATGTTAGATTCCACTTCGGTGGCCAATAACCCAATGTTGCAATATGCGTTGCAAAATGCCGAAGTAAGCAAGGCAAACGTTGGTGTTGAGAAATCACAATTCCTGCCGAAATTCAGTTTATCGTATGGCAGACAGGTTGTGGATGATGTTTCAGGCTTCAACACCTATCAGGCAGGTATTAGTATTCCGTTGTGGTTTTTTCCCCAGAAGTCGAGGGTCAAGGCGGCCAAGGCAGACGCAATGGTAGCAGAGAATCAATATTTGGAACAAAAGGCGGTCACGGAAAGTCGTGTGTCGCAATTGACCAAATCCCTTGAAAAAACAAAGAAGATTTTGCAATATTACGAAGAAGGCGCACTACTCTTGGCAGAAGAACAAATTACCACCGCACAATTGGCATCTAAAGAAGGCGAAATAGATTACGTCAATTACATCACGATTCTCAATAGTGCCATCCGCATTAAACAAAACCATTTACAATACATCAATCAGTTTAACCAGCAGACCATTGATATGCAATATCAATTGGGCAATTTATAA
- a CDS encoding four-helix bundle copper-binding protein yields the protein MKNSKLIEALNNCVTHCNHCADACLDEGDIKMMVDCIRTDRACAAICSATANLLASNYKDVRGMVEQCRDICEKCADVCAKHDHKHCQQCADACRKCEEACEEYLK from the coding sequence ATGAAAAATTCAAAATTAATCGAAGCTTTAAACAATTGTGTAACACATTGTAATCATTGCGCTGATGCTTGTCTTGACGAAGGAGACATTAAGATGATGGTAGATTGTATAAGAACTGATAGGGCTTGTGCCGCAATCTGTAGTGCAACAGCAAATTTGCTTGCGTCAAATTATAAGGATGTAAGAGGTATGGTAGAGCAATGCCGTGATATCTGTGAAAAATGTGCTGATGTATGTGCCAAGCACGACCACAAACATTGTCAACAATGTGCAGATGCCTGTAGAAAATGTGAGGAAGCTTGTGAGGAATATTTAAAATAA
- a CDS encoding AraC family transcriptional regulator: MNEIIHIKNMVCPRCISAVSNILEQLEIPYVSIKLGEVKLVSSLSVQTKNGLSKALQNSGFSLIDDRKSQLIEKMKTLVVDKIHHSLEGLDIKWADYIGENIHLDYKYLSSLFSSVESITFEQYIINQKIERIKELIIYDELTLCEIAFKLHYSSVAYLSNQFKKVTGMTPTQFKKSTNQNRKSLDEI, translated from the coding sequence ATGAATGAGATTATCCATATTAAAAATATGGTCTGCCCAAGATGTATCTCGGCAGTATCCAATATTTTGGAGCAACTTGAAATACCTTATGTCTCTATCAAATTGGGAGAGGTAAAATTAGTTTCTTCATTAAGTGTCCAGACCAAAAATGGTCTTTCCAAAGCACTTCAAAATTCAGGTTTTAGTTTGATTGACGACCGTAAAAGTCAACTTATTGAAAAAATGAAAACTTTAGTGGTGGATAAAATCCATCATTCTTTGGAAGGACTGGATATTAAATGGGCAGATTATATAGGCGAAAATATTCATCTTGATTATAAATATTTAAGTTCGCTATTCTCATCAGTAGAAAGTATCACATTTGAGCAATACATCATCAACCAAAAAATTGAGCGTATAAAAGAACTCATCATTTATGATGAATTAACCTTGTGTGAGATAGCTTTTAAACTTCATTATAGTAGTGTCGCGTATTTAAGCAATCAGTTTAAAAAGGTTACAGGAATGACACCTACACAGTTTAAAAAAAGCACAAATCAGAATCGCAAATCTTTGGATGAGATTTGA
- a CDS encoding efflux RND transporter periplasmic adaptor subunit, which produces MKKNILYIGVALVIGLLAGWLLFGNSPSSDINTTAEAHNHSEETTNQMWTCSMHPQIMQPEPGDCPICGMDLIPAESGADGLNANEIKMTDNAMALANIQTSLVGKGQMGNNSLKLSGKIKANEESNAVQVTYFGGRIEKLYVNSTGERVGAGQRLATIYSPELVAAQQELLTTAALKESQPALYKAVRNKLKLWKLSEKQINAIETAGKVQENFPVFATVSGTVTMKMVEEGDYLKQGQPLYKIANLNTVWAEFDAYENQIASLKEGQTIKVTTNAYRNEVFDAKVSFIDPLLNSATRTVVVRAVLQNKKDLFKPGMFVEGIIEGTQTSTENTVSVPSTAVMWTGERSVVYVKTNPNEAIFEMREVLLGNATGDSYTILEGLKNGDEVVTNGTFTVDAAAQLQGKKSMMNASGGKTMTGHEGHLGMQEDSSGENVDKTNHSQMKERIAVSNKFQNQLKQVFDDYILLKDALVNDDAKGAQHAGKQINQSLKKVDMKLLSDEEAHNHWMTIQKELKTSANAIENSSDIVTQRGHFKHLSAHMISSVQLFGVNENVYIQFCPMADDNKGAYWISLEKEVRNPYYGEAMLTCGEVKATLQ; this is translated from the coding sequence ATGAAAAAGAATATTCTATATATAGGGGTTGCTTTAGTTATTGGCTTATTAGCAGGATGGTTACTTTTTGGTAATTCTCCATCGTCAGATATAAATACAACTGCCGAAGCTCACAACCATTCAGAAGAGACTACAAACCAAATGTGGACGTGCTCGATGCATCCACAGATTATGCAACCAGAACCTGGGGATTGTCCCATTTGTGGAATGGATTTAATTCCAGCCGAATCTGGTGCAGATGGCCTCAATGCCAATGAAATAAAAATGACCGATAACGCAATGGCTCTGGCCAATATCCAAACATCACTTGTAGGAAAAGGACAAATGGGAAATAATTCTCTTAAGTTATCTGGTAAGATTAAAGCCAACGAAGAGTCAAATGCCGTACAGGTTACATATTTTGGAGGAAGAATAGAAAAACTGTACGTTAATTCTACAGGAGAACGTGTTGGAGCAGGACAACGCTTAGCAACTATTTATTCGCCAGAATTGGTTGCGGCACAACAAGAGCTTTTAACTACGGCTGCTTTAAAAGAATCGCAACCTGCATTGTATAAGGCTGTTAGGAACAAACTTAAACTTTGGAAACTTTCCGAAAAGCAAATCAACGCCATAGAAACTGCTGGGAAAGTGCAAGAAAACTTTCCGGTTTTTGCAACCGTTTCAGGAACGGTAACAATGAAAATGGTAGAAGAAGGGGATTATTTAAAGCAAGGACAACCCTTATATAAAATTGCGAATCTCAATACAGTATGGGCAGAATTTGATGCTTATGAAAATCAAATTGCATCCCTAAAAGAAGGGCAAACTATTAAAGTGACCACAAATGCTTATCGCAATGAGGTTTTTGATGCAAAAGTCTCATTCATCGACCCCTTATTAAATTCTGCGACTAGAACGGTGGTTGTAAGAGCGGTCTTGCAAAATAAGAAAGACCTCTTTAAACCGGGAATGTTTGTGGAAGGTATAATTGAGGGTACGCAAACAAGCACCGAGAATACCGTTTCCGTACCGTCAACCGCTGTTATGTGGACAGGAGAACGCTCTGTAGTCTATGTCAAAACAAACCCTAATGAGGCTATTTTTGAAATGAGGGAAGTTTTATTAGGCAATGCCACTGGCGATAGTTATACCATTCTTGAAGGTTTAAAGAATGGAGATGAAGTTGTAACTAATGGAACGTTTACCGTAGATGCCGCTGCACAGTTACAAGGCAAAAAAAGTATGATGAATGCATCTGGTGGTAAAACAATGACAGGTCACGAAGGGCATTTAGGAATGCAAGAAGATAGTTCTGGAGAAAATGTGGATAAAACCAATCATTCTCAAATGAAGGAAAGGATTGCCGTTTCAAACAAATTTCAGAATCAGTTAAAACAGGTTTTTGATGATTATATCCTTTTAAAAGATGCTTTGGTAAATGACGACGCTAAAGGCGCTCAACACGCAGGAAAACAAATAAACCAATCTTTGAAAAAAGTGGATATGAAATTATTATCCGATGAAGAAGCACATAACCATTGGATGACCATTCAGAAAGAACTAAAGACCTCTGCTAATGCTATTGAGAACAGTTCAGATATAGTAACGCAAAGAGGACATTTTAAGCATCTTTCTGCCCATATGATAAGTAGTGTGCAGCTTTTTGGGGTTAACGAAAATGTATATATCCAGTTTTGTCCAATGGCCGATGACAATAAGGGTGCTTATTGGATAAGTTTGGAAAAAGAGGTGCGGAACCCATATTACGGGGAAGCTATGTTAACCTGTGGAGAGGTAAAAGCAACCTTACAATAA
- a CDS encoding DUF305 domain-containing protein, whose protein sequence is MENSMEHKNNKEGMSQYTKFFLMLGASFIAMYITMYLNTYEFDHVRFSLTRFYMVCLGISTMAVIMLLFMLNMYKNKKKNIAILIGSAVLFLGALGLVREQKSTVGDVLWMKAMIPHHSIAILTSERADIKDPEVKKLANDIIKAQRKEIEEMNAMIERLQNEK, encoded by the coding sequence ATGGAAAATTCAATGGAACACAAAAACAACAAAGAGGGAATGAGCCAATACACAAAGTTTTTTTTGATGCTGGGAGCATCATTTATAGCAATGTATATTACAATGTATTTAAATACGTATGAGTTTGACCACGTAAGATTTAGCCTTACCAGATTTTATATGGTTTGTCTGGGTATTTCTACAATGGCTGTGATAATGCTGCTTTTTATGCTTAATATGTATAAAAATAAGAAGAAGAATATCGCCATCTTAATAGGGAGTGCTGTATTATTTCTTGGTGCGTTAGGATTAGTACGTGAGCAAAAATCTACTGTTGGGGACGTACTTTGGATGAAAGCTATGATACCTCACCATTCCATAGCAATATTGACCAGTGAGCGTGCAGATATTAAAGATCCAGAAGTAAAAAAATTGGCCAACGATATTATCAAAGCACAACGTAAGGAGATTGAAGAAATGAATGCGATGATCGAACGTTTACAAAACGAGAAATAA
- a CDS encoding PepSY domain-containing protein, which produces MVNRSTASKIRKTHRYLGLFLGIQFLMWTISGLYFSWTDIDEIHGDHFKKEAPHQTIFKNLIGSSQLENEQSIKSLELLEIDNQPYFWINENQLYNAISGSKKEEITEQEALKVAERYMLPDLKVESIHRIETVGKHHEYRGRPLPAYEISYKTDENLKAYVAINNGAFQTIRHRDWRWFDFLWMTHTMDYQGRDNFNTIVLRAFSLLGLITVLSGFLLWYTSSPTVRKMNKNKRK; this is translated from the coding sequence ATGGTTAACAGGAGCACTGCATCAAAAATCCGGAAAACACATCGTTATTTAGGACTTTTTTTAGGTATCCAGTTTTTGATGTGGACGATTAGTGGTTTGTATTTTAGTTGGACAGATATTGATGAAATTCATGGTGATCATTTCAAGAAAGAAGCACCACATCAAACAATATTCAAGAATTTGATTGGTTCGTCTCAACTAGAAAATGAGCAAAGCATAAAATCTTTAGAGTTATTAGAAATTGACAATCAACCCTATTTTTGGATTAATGAAAATCAGCTATACAATGCAATTTCAGGTTCCAAAAAGGAAGAAATCACAGAGCAAGAAGCTCTTAAAGTTGCAGAACGTTATATGTTACCTGATTTAAAAGTTGAAAGTATTCATAGAATTGAGACTGTTGGGAAACATCACGAATATCGTGGAAGACCATTACCAGCCTACGAGATTTCATATAAAACGGATGAAAACCTAAAGGCTTATGTCGCAATTAATAATGGTGCTTTTCAGACTATAAGACATCGAGATTGGCGTTGGTTTGACTTCTTATGGATGACCCATACAATGGACTATCAAGGGCGAGACAATTTTAATACAATAGTCCTAAGAGCTTTTTCACTTTTAGGATTAATAACAGTACTCAGCGGGTTTTTACTGTGGTATACAAGTTCGCCTACTGTTAGAAAAATGAATAAAAATAAACGTAAATAA
- a CDS encoding DUF2911 domain-containing protein, which produces MKKLVIVLVLITTIFSCKNETKKTDNNEHKSHSTKSVKEKTPKKKVLSPHQSTMAMVGDAHIHIDYSSPGVRGRIIFGGLVGYDNVWQAGAHNATWIETNEDLLINNEVLPKGKYGFFTIPSKGDWTVMINKNWDQHGKDEYDENDDVIRFKVTPKISEDIQEHLEYKVSKTSENSGTINMKWEKVNVEFPFTIN; this is translated from the coding sequence ATGAAAAAATTAGTAATCGTACTTGTATTAATAACAACAATTTTTAGTTGTAAAAATGAAACTAAAAAAACAGATAATAATGAACATAAAAGCCATTCTACAAAATCAGTAAAAGAGAAAACACCAAAAAAGAAAGTATTAAGCCCACATCAATCTACTATGGCAATGGTTGGTGATGCTCATATTCATATAGATTATTCTTCTCCTGGTGTTAGAGGAAGAATAATTTTTGGTGGTTTAGTGGGTTATGATAATGTTTGGCAAGCAGGTGCGCATAATGCTACTTGGATAGAAACAAATGAAGATTTACTGATTAATAATGAAGTGCTTCCAAAAGGTAAATATGGTTTTTTCACAATTCCATCTAAAGGAGATTGGACTGTTATGATTAACAAAAATTGGGATCAGCATGGAAAAGATGAATATGATGAAAATGATGATGTGATTCGGTTTAAGGTAACTCCTAAAATTTCAGAAGATATTCAAGAACATCTAGAGTATAAGGTTTCCAAAACCAGCGAAAATTCTGGGACAATAAATATGAAATGGGAAAAAGTAAACGTTGAATTTCCCTTTACAATAAACTAA